The genomic region CAAACAAATCGCTGAAAAATTCTCCGATGGAATTTTAAAATCATACTCGGAACAAGGTCATAAGATCAAAATGATCTTCGGTTTGGAAGAATTCTTATCCAAACCCTTAACCCATTGGCTTTTCGAAGGAACAAACAAAGTCTTACCGTTTATCCATCCGGTTTATTCCAGAAAGTTCGGGGATCTGGCGCTCGCATTTTTGGATTCCTTAAAACAAGGTTCGGGAAGAGGAAACGCGCAAAACCAAGCGGCTCAAAATTACTTTCAGAAAATCTGGGTTCGCAACGAGGTTCGTAACCTTTCTCGAATATTCGAAAATTCGAATGCTTCTTTGATTCTTTCGGGCGCAAGGGAGAATTTTTTTCGGGACCAAACCCTTCTGTTTACGGGCGCGAGCCCTTCCCTCGAAGCGGAAACCGATTGGATTTTAAAAAACCGGAATCGTTTTCATGTTCTCGCTTCGGACACTTCTTTGGGTTGGATCTTAAACGCGGGAATCGTTCCCGACGTCGTATTGAGCATCGATTCTTCGAGAGGAACTCTATTCCATTTTCGGAATATTCTTCCCCGAGAGATCCCAATCCTGACCTGGCTCGGAGGTTCGTCCTTTTTGTTCGATCTTCCCAATCCGAAATGGATTTACTTTTCCACACATCCGATGGATCAGATTCTCCGTTCCCTTTTTTTCCCGAACGCTCCGATCCTCGAAAATCCGTCCTTGAATATGGCCGGAATCGGAGTATCTTTCGCCAAACAGCTCCAATACGGAAGAATGATCCTAAAAGGCGTGGACTTTCAAAGACCCGGGGGCAAAACCCATTGCCGGGGAAGCGGTTACGAAACCTACGATCGATTCTTTCTTTCCCGAACGGAAAGTCTTTCCAAACTCCGATTTCAAAAATCCAAATCCTGGGAACGAAGATTCTCCGTTTTAGAGGTTTTAAAAAAAGAATCCCCGGAACTTTTTGGAGCCCCTACGTTGTCTGACTCTCAGGTCGCGAAAACCAAAAGGATCGAGGAAGGTTTGATCGCGGAAGATCCGAAAAAGATTGAGATCGAAAAATGGATTCGATTTTGCGTCGCACATCCGGAACTATATCTAAAGAACTATCTTTCTCCTCGGATTCTCCGCATTCCTTTGGTTGAATGAGGTCAGGCGTTAGGAGTAATTCTCCCGAAATCGATATAACCTCTTGACATTTCCACGGAAACCGAAGCAATTCTCCTTCTAAAGATACTTTCCGAGTTGGGAACAGGGATTATGAATAAAGGTTATATCATTTGTGTCGATGATGAAGTATCGGTGCTGGAAACGATCCAGCAGCAGCTTCGGAACGAATTCGGAGAAAGCCACGAAATCGAAACCGCGAGTAGCGCGGAAGACGGTCTGGCCCTCATGGAAGAAATCCAAAGTTCCGGATACGTAATCGAAGTGGTGATCGCTGATCAGGTGATGCCCGGCATGAAAGGTTCTCAGTTTTTGGAAGAAGTCCACAAAAGACTTCCCGACTCGATCAAGATCATGCTCACCGGTCAAGCTGGTCTCGATTCCGCGATCCACGCGATCAACTACGGAGGTTTAAGCCGTTATGTGGAAAAACCCTGGAACATCGAGGAACTCACGGGGGACATTCGATTTCTGATCGAGAAATTCCGCCAAAATTTAGAAAACCAACATTTAATCAATGAACTCAATAGAAAAATCCAAGAACTGGAAGAAGAAAATCAAAAACTCCAGAAAGAATCCTGAAAAAACGAACCGTACTTTTGTGAAATACATTCTCTTTTTTGCATATACCATTCTCCTTTTTTTTGCGGGGATGTCCGTCTTCTCCGCTCCGCATCCGACGAAACCGGTCAAACTTTCCGAAGAACAACTTCTTAAGAAAAAGGAAATCCTTCTTCAGGTTCTTAAGTTCGGAACCACGAAGGAAAGAGCGATGGCTCTTCGGGAACTCGAGGACTTCCCTCCCGAACATTCCGGAGCGCTCATTGATCAGCTGGGCAAAATTTTGGACAAGGACCCGGATTGGATGATGCGGGTTTACGCGATCCGAACCGTGGCCGAGTTGAAACTGACCCAGTTCGAAGAATCCATTCTCAAACTTTTAAAAAGCGAACAACTCGACATCCAAAGAGAATCGATCTACGCGACTAAAAAACTCAAAATCGAAAAAGCCGCTCCGATTCTTTTCGAAATTTTAAAAACCCAGGACTTTACGAAGAATTCGAATCTTACCGTCGGACTTTTGGACGCTTTGGGAGAATTTCCTCCGCGAGAAGAAGCTTCCGCTTTTTTACTCGCACGTCTCGGTGAAAACTTCAACGATCCTGAGATCCGCGCGCAGATCGCCCTTTTCTTCGGCAAAAGCAAGGACAAAAAAGCCGAAGGTTCTTTACTCGAAATCTATAAGGATTCCAAGGAACCGATCACACTCCGAAGTTTTTCCGTGAGTTCATTAGGAAAAATGAAATCGATTTCATCCATGCCCACGATCAAGGAAGAATTGGAAAAGATCCGAAACCTCAAAAGCAAAAACGAGGTTAAGGATTATCAGCCTTTGAAGATTCATTCCGTGACCGCCCTCGTTTCCATGGGGGACAAGGATATATTAGAAGAATTGTATGCGTATGCGAGAGACGACGATCCGGTCGTCAGACTCCGCGCGATCAAACATCTCACGGACACGGGCGATCTTTCCGTTCTGGAAATTTTGGAATACAAGGCTCAGAGAGATCCGAGTGAAAAAGTAAAAAAAGCCGCCAAGGCCGCGATCGAAAAATTGAAAAAGGGAGAATCGGGCGGCGATATCGATTCTAAGGAACCCGAAGGTTCCAAGTTCAGACCCGGCAACAAGGAAAGACCGATTCGGTCCGTGGATTCTCCGTTACCCGGAACCTCGAACTCCGCGCCCGATGGCGGAACCTCCCCTCCTTCTTCCGGCGGCAGTGGAAAGTCCGAGTCCGAAGACTTGGAGGACTAAGTTTTTGTGCAACTTTTTGAATATTCCAAAAACGTTGTGGATGCTCGTTCTTTTTTTGGGAATGATCGTCGACTTTCCGATCCTCGGAAAAACGCTTTTTGCTCAGGAAGTTCACAGAGCCGCGGCGACGTATCGGAGTTCGATTTCCTATTCGGAACCGAGAGTCGCCGACCTTAAAGAATCCTTATCCTCTTCTTCTCCGAATTTTCCGGATTCGATCAAACTTTTCTTTCAGGAACTCAAGGGAAACTACGCCGTTTTTTACGATTGGAACGGCGAAACCGTATATTACAAATATAGAATCAACAAGTTCGACAAATCCAGAGCGAGACAGGTTCGCAAACTCGCCGAAGGCGCGGCCTACGAGGTGCGCGGTAAGTGGGAAGGTTTGATCGTGTTCCAGGTTTCCACGATTCCTCTTTTTAAAAAAGCCTCCGAAATCACCCTTGAAGAAAAGAAGGCACGGTTTTCCATTCCCGTTTTTGATCTCGTAGAATTTCGGGAACTCGCTTTGGATGAAATCATTTACTGATTCTTTTTTATTTCCGGATCGGTTTCGTCGGAAGCCGATCCGATCCTACTTTTTCAACTTCGTTTATCAATCCGCGTTATTCGCTTTTGTGTTCTTTTTTCTTTCCATAAACGCGAACGGAGAACTGCGAGCGCTCGATCCGTTGGATCCGAGTCTTTCGTTCCATTCTCCCGAAACTCCTTTCGTAAGCGATCTCGTGAAGATTCGTTTTCCGGAAAAGGCGGAGGTTCGTAGAATCGGAAACGGTGGTCATTGGAAATCGATTCCGACGCAAGGAAGAGCGTGGATGTTGATCGTAAGAGAATGGGAAGGACATCCTTCCGCGGAAGAACCTTTGGAAAATCTTCTGAAAGAACTTTTTCCGAATTCTAAAAATTTGGTTCTTCCCGTCTTCAAAGGATTGAAGGTTATCGGAGGAGAAAGAAAAGAAATTATTTCCGGCAATCCGCTGACCGTCCGTTATTTTCTTTTGCAAAGGCGGGGAAAAATCGTATCGATTTATCTCGGATTCGATTCCGAAAACAAAACGATCGCGGACTTTTTTCAAGATCCGAAAAACTTCATTCAATCTCTTTCATCCGATTCTTTTTGACTTCTCTGCGGAAATTCACTTGAAGAATGAGACTTCTTAGAAAAACTGGAAACACTCCGGGCCTATAGCTCAGTTGGTTAGAGCGGCAGACTCATAATCTGCGGGTCGAAGGTTCAAGTCCTTCTGGGCCCATTGGAGTAAAACTTCCCTTCAACAAATACAATCTTTCTCTACAAGTCTTATACAGAAGGACTTGCCACTCCGCAAATTATCAAACGCCGGGATTCGAAGATCAAATCCATTATACTAATCTCATGGAAACGCAACACATCGATTCTCGTCTGTGGAAGGAAATTGGTAAATACAAAGCCGATCTTAAAAAAATCGAAGGTTACTTACAACAAGGCGCGGACGTCAATTGCAAGTCCGGAGAATTCGGAGGCAGAGAGGACTGGGATAATTCTCCACTTCATATCGCTGTGAACGCCGAACGACTCGACATCGTCGATTTACTTTTGGAACACGGAGCGAATATCAACGCAAAGAACAGAGAAGGTTATACGCCCATCTATAAAATTCCTTGGAAGCGAAAGGAAGGATTCGAACTCTTCCGATCTTTGCGGCAACGAGGAGCGGATCTTCACGCAAAAACCGACACAAACATTTCCTTAGTTCATTGTGCCGCGCTTGGGGAGAATCTTCCAATTCTTGAATATCTTTTAGAAAACGAACTTGAACTGAATCAACAAAACGATCACGGTGAAACTCCTTTGCATTGGACGGTCCATTATCATTGTTTTAAAAGCGCTCAATTCTTATTGAATCACGGAGCCGCGATCGACATACAAAATCGGGACGGGAGAACCGTTCTTCACGAAGCCTCCCAAAGAGAATATCAGAAACTCATAAAGTTATTTTTGGAATTCAAAGCGGACCGGGAACTTGCAGATGCAGAAGGTAAAAAAGCTCGCGATCTGGCGCAAAAGGAAAGAACGATTCTCTTGCTGGATAAGGGTCTTGTTCGGAACCATGATCCCGAGTTAAATTCGCTCGTTCAAAGTTTTTCAATCGATCAAAAAGAATCCTTGGATGCAATTCGAGTTGAGATCCGCGAACAATTGCAAAACGAATTCTCTCGAATCGATCGAAAGAATCTGATCGAATGCGTGGCCAAACCTCTCCTCGATCTAAAATCGGAATGGGAAGGCTCGTATCCGGACGCGTTAGTCGTCGTTTTCGAATGGGCGGGAAGCGCGCAGACGCCCTTCAGCGGTTACGCATTTCCAAGAGGATACACTCGCTTCGAAGTAACACAAAATTCCATCGTTTTCAGAGAAGAAACCGAAGACAAAACTTCGGATCAATCGTCCGAATTTTCAGAGGACGAGAATGACGACGACGAAGAAGAAAATCCG from Leptospira kmetyi serovar Malaysia str. Bejo-Iso9 harbors:
- a CDS encoding LIC_11959 family protein, translated to MCNFLNIPKTLWMLVLFLGMIVDFPILGKTLFAQEVHRAAATYRSSISYSEPRVADLKESLSSSSPNFPDSIKLFFQELKGNYAVFYDWNGETVYYKYRINKFDKSRARQVRKLAEGAAYEVRGKWEGLIVFQVSTIPLFKKASEITLEEKKARFSIPVFDLVEFRELALDEIIY
- a CDS encoding 6-hydroxymethylpterin diphosphokinase MptE-like protein; the encoded protein is MIFGFGLGYHVESYLKKSPRPVNLLILEPIVAFKQIAEKFSDGILKSYSEQGHKIKMIFGLEEFLSKPLTHWLFEGTNKVLPFIHPVYSRKFGDLALAFLDSLKQGSGRGNAQNQAAQNYFQKIWVRNEVRNLSRIFENSNASLILSGARENFFRDQTLLFTGASPSLEAETDWILKNRNRFHVLASDTSLGWILNAGIVPDVVLSIDSSRGTLFHFRNILPREIPILTWLGGSSFLFDLPNPKWIYFSTHPMDQILRSLFFPNAPILENPSLNMAGIGVSFAKQLQYGRMILKGVDFQRPGGKTHCRGSGYETYDRFFLSRTESLSKLRFQKSKSWERRFSVLEVLKKESPELFGAPTLSDSQVAKTKRIEEGLIAEDPKKIEIEKWIRFCVAHPELYLKNYLSPRILRIPLVE
- a CDS encoding HEAT repeat domain-containing protein, with amino-acid sequence MNSIEKSKNWKKKIKNSRKNPEKTNRTFVKYILFFAYTILLFFAGMSVFSAPHPTKPVKLSEEQLLKKKEILLQVLKFGTTKERAMALRELEDFPPEHSGALIDQLGKILDKDPDWMMRVYAIRTVAELKLTQFEESILKLLKSEQLDIQRESIYATKKLKIEKAAPILFEILKTQDFTKNSNLTVGLLDALGEFPPREEASAFLLARLGENFNDPEIRAQIALFFGKSKDKKAEGSLLEIYKDSKEPITLRSFSVSSLGKMKSISSMPTIKEELEKIRNLKSKNEVKDYQPLKIHSVTALVSMGDKDILEELYAYARDDDPVVRLRAIKHLTDTGDLSVLEILEYKAQRDPSEKVKKAAKAAIEKLKKGESGGDIDSKEPEGSKFRPGNKERPIRSVDSPLPGTSNSAPDGGTSPPSSGGSGKSESEDLED
- a CDS encoding ankyrin repeat domain-containing protein, translating into METQHIDSRLWKEIGKYKADLKKIEGYLQQGADVNCKSGEFGGREDWDNSPLHIAVNAERLDIVDLLLEHGANINAKNREGYTPIYKIPWKRKEGFELFRSLRQRGADLHAKTDTNISLVHCAALGENLPILEYLLENELELNQQNDHGETPLHWTVHYHCFKSAQFLLNHGAAIDIQNRDGRTVLHEASQREYQKLIKLFLEFKADRELADAEGKKARDLAQKERTILLLDKGLVRNHDPELNSLVQSFSIDQKESLDAIRVEIREQLQNEFSRIDRKNLIECVAKPLLDLKSEWEGSYPDALVVVFEWAGSAQTPFSGYAFPRGYTRFEVTQNSIVFREETEDKTSDQSSEFSEDENDDDEEENPFGDPVFEDYENGIEFSDAFEGIEEILDRTDRDEYWIVKNLYNSFLAFLLQETFSRIFERDSFWFLFGVEHDQKPFLLFKSN
- a CDS encoding response regulator, producing the protein MNKGYIICVDDEVSVLETIQQQLRNEFGESHEIETASSAEDGLALMEEIQSSGYVIEVVIADQVMPGMKGSQFLEEVHKRLPDSIKIMLTGQAGLDSAIHAINYGGLSRYVEKPWNIEELTGDIRFLIEKFRQNLENQHLINELNRKIQELEEENQKLQKES